The proteins below come from a single Prochlorococcus marinus str. MIT 9215 genomic window:
- a CDS encoding response regulator transcription factor: MKISILLIEDDRDMRDLVARHLEHSGFDVQKAEDGIKGQALALQYSPDLILLDLMLPSVDGLTLCQRLRRDERTSNIPILMITALGGLKDKVTGFNSGADDYITKPFDLEELHVRIKALLRRTNRAQLNSSNQQEILNYGPLTLVPERFEAMWFESPIRLTHLEFELLHCLLQRHGQTVSPALILKEVWGYEPDDDIETIRVHIRHLRTKLEPDPRKPVYIKTVYGAGYCLELPIGSQVETAREEFFQARNPDLINSVLD; encoded by the coding sequence ATGAAAATTTCAATCCTTTTAATAGAAGATGATCGTGATATGCGTGATTTGGTGGCGAGGCATTTAGAACATTCTGGTTTCGATGTCCAAAAAGCTGAAGATGGTATTAAGGGACAAGCACTAGCTCTCCAATATTCTCCAGATTTAATACTTTTAGATTTAATGCTGCCAAGTGTTGATGGATTAACTTTATGCCAACGACTTAGAAGAGATGAAAGAACATCAAATATCCCAATATTGATGATAACTGCATTAGGTGGTCTTAAAGATAAAGTCACGGGGTTTAATTCTGGAGCAGATGATTACATTACTAAACCATTCGACCTAGAAGAATTACATGTACGCATAAAAGCTTTATTAAGAAGAACCAATAGAGCACAATTGAATTCTAGTAACCAGCAAGAAATATTAAACTATGGCCCGTTAACTCTTGTTCCAGAAAGATTTGAAGCTATGTGGTTTGAATCGCCTATTAGATTAACCCATCTTGAATTTGAATTGCTTCACTGTCTTTTGCAGAGACATGGTCAAACTGTATCTCCAGCATTAATTCTTAAAGAAGTATGGGGATATGAACCTGATGATGATATTGAAACAATAAGGGTTCATATCAGACACTTACGCACTAAGCTAGAACCCGATCCTCGTAAGCCTGTATATATAAAAACTGTATATGGTGCAGGATATTGCCTTGAGTTACCGATTGGTTCTCAAGTTGAAACTGCAAGAGAAGAGTTTTTTCAAGCTAGAAATCCAGATTTGATAAATTCTGTATTAGATTAA
- a CDS encoding DUF7326 family protein, giving the protein MKKKPIIYSDLSKKQLENLKELYIQKKVESMSHQELKNYVLEIISHQINDTIGKEEEMEAWREMSEFFGEQFEIIILEIQTKYIDDKNVLETEIDSQKQRIELLERNNLDQEKKDMWED; this is encoded by the coding sequence ATGAAAAAGAAGCCTATTATCTATTCCGATTTATCAAAAAAACAGCTAGAAAATCTTAAAGAACTTTACATTCAAAAAAAAGTTGAATCGATGAGTCATCAAGAACTTAAAAATTACGTACTAGAAATTATTTCTCATCAAATAAACGATACTATTGGCAAAGAAGAGGAAATGGAAGCATGGAGAGAAATGTCAGAATTTTTTGGAGAACAATTTGAAATAATTATTTTAGAAATACAAACAAAATACATTGACGATAAAAACGTACTTGAAACAGAAATAGATTCTCAGAAACAAAGAATAGAATTACTTGAAAGGAATAATTTAGATCAAGAGAAAAAGGATATGTGGGAGGACTAG
- the rpaB gene encoding response regulator transcription factor RpaB: protein MALSSQTKETILVADDEASIRRILETRLSMIGYKVVTASDGKEALKLFKDYDPDLVVLDVMMPKLDGYGVCQELRKDSDVPIVMLTALGDVADRITGLELGADDYVVKPFSPKELEARIRCVLRRIDKEQIPGMPNSGLILVTDIKIDTNRRQVFKSDERIRLTGMEFSLLELLVSRSGEPFSRGEILKEVWGYTPERHVDTRVVDVHISRLRSKLEADPANPELILTARGTGYLFQRIVDIAPFDAK, encoded by the coding sequence ATGGCTCTATCTAGTCAAACTAAAGAAACTATACTGGTCGCAGATGACGAGGCGAGTATAAGAAGAATTCTGGAGACACGTCTCTCCATGATTGGCTACAAAGTCGTAACTGCAAGTGATGGCAAAGAAGCACTAAAGCTATTTAAAGATTACGACCCTGATTTAGTAGTCCTTGATGTCATGATGCCAAAGCTAGATGGTTATGGAGTTTGTCAAGAATTAAGGAAAGATTCTGATGTCCCAATTGTTATGTTAACTGCATTGGGAGATGTTGCAGATAGGATAACAGGTTTAGAATTAGGGGCTGATGATTACGTAGTAAAACCTTTTAGTCCAAAGGAGTTAGAAGCTAGAATTAGATGTGTTCTTAGAAGAATAGATAAAGAACAAATCCCTGGAATGCCTAATTCAGGATTAATTTTGGTTACGGATATAAAAATTGATACGAATCGACGACAAGTTTTTAAAAGTGATGAGAGAATTAGATTAACTGGTATGGAATTTAGTCTTTTAGAGCTTTTGGTAAGCAGGTCAGGCGAGCCATTTAGTAGAGGAGAAATTTTGAAAGAAGTTTGGGGATATACACCTGAGAGACATGTAGATACAAGAGTAGTCGATGTTCATATATCAAGGTTAAGATCAAAATTGGAGGCTGATCCAGCAAATCCTGAATTGATATTAACAGCAAGAGGCACAGGATATCTTTTTCAAAGGATTGTAGATATCGCTCCTTTTGATGCTAAATAA
- the radA gene encoding DNA repair protein RadA, which translates to MSSKLSTFICQNCGSETSQYFGRCLNCNSWNSIVEEIKIKRSKYQDLKDIKNSKKSIPFNEISSKKISRFTSGFKEIDRVLGGGIVPGSVVLLGGEPGIGKSTIVLQSAGKISLNEKVLYVTAEESLEQVKIRWERLNQDSNELKIFAETNLSLIMEEIKSVNPSFAIIDSIQAIHNHEMESSPGSVSQVRACSSELQNLAKNNNISLLIIGHVTKDGALAGPKTLEHLVDVVINFEGDKVSSHRLLRSIKNRFGSTFEIGIFEMLEKGLVEVKNPSSIFTNKENISGVTTTITNEGSRPFAVDIQALVNKTFYSNPRRTTTGISINRLHQILAVIEKHVGIKLSEFDCYIATGGGFEINDPSSDLGVAISILSSLKNLPPLASTSFIGELGLSGQVRKSNNLRTKIEEAVRMGIKNIVVPKLEEELNNNFQNLINIKEISNIKEAVDYSLSE; encoded by the coding sequence ATGTCTAGCAAATTATCTACTTTTATTTGTCAGAATTGCGGATCTGAAACTTCTCAATATTTTGGTAGATGCCTTAATTGCAACTCATGGAATTCCATTGTTGAAGAAATAAAAATCAAGAGATCTAAATATCAAGATCTAAAAGATATAAAAAATAGTAAAAAATCTATACCTTTTAATGAAATATCATCAAAAAAAATATCGCGATTTACAAGTGGTTTTAAGGAAATCGATCGAGTTCTTGGAGGTGGGATAGTGCCTGGATCTGTAGTATTACTTGGAGGAGAGCCAGGAATAGGTAAAAGCACAATAGTTCTTCAATCAGCAGGGAAAATATCTCTCAACGAAAAAGTTTTATACGTTACTGCAGAAGAATCGTTAGAACAAGTAAAAATCAGATGGGAAAGATTAAACCAAGACAGTAATGAGTTAAAAATTTTTGCAGAAACTAATTTATCTCTAATTATGGAAGAGATCAAAAGTGTAAATCCAAGTTTTGCAATTATTGATAGTATTCAAGCAATCCATAATCATGAGATGGAAAGTTCTCCAGGATCAGTTTCTCAGGTTAGAGCATGTTCATCTGAATTACAAAACCTCGCTAAAAACAATAATATTTCACTTTTGATTATTGGTCATGTTACAAAAGATGGAGCATTAGCTGGTCCAAAAACTTTAGAACATTTAGTTGATGTAGTAATAAACTTTGAAGGAGACAAAGTTTCCTCACATAGATTACTTAGAAGTATAAAAAATAGATTTGGTTCAACTTTTGAAATTGGAATTTTTGAAATGCTCGAAAAAGGTCTAGTTGAGGTAAAAAATCCAAGTTCAATATTTACAAATAAAGAAAACATTTCAGGTGTAACAACTACGATAACAAATGAAGGCAGTCGCCCATTCGCAGTAGATATACAAGCTCTAGTAAATAAAACCTTTTACAGTAACCCAAGACGAACTACAACAGGAATTAGCATAAATAGATTACATCAAATTCTAGCTGTTATTGAAAAACACGTAGGTATAAAATTATCTGAATTTGATTGTTATATCGCTACTGGCGGAGGTTTTGAGATTAATGATCCTTCATCTGACTTAGGTGTAGCAATATCAATTTTATCAAGTTTGAAAAATCTTCCTCCTTTGGCTAGTACCTCCTTTATTGGGGAATTGGGTTTGAGCGGTCAGGTTAGAAAATCCAATAACCTTCGAACAAAAATAGAAGAGGCTGTAAGAATGGGGATCAAAAATATCGTAGTACCAAAATTAGAGGAGGAACTAAATAATAATTTTCAAAATTTAATAAATATCAAAGAGATTTCCAATATTAAAGAAGCAGTTGACTATTCTTTATCAGAGTAA
- the plsX gene encoding phosphate acyltransferase PlsX, translating into MDKGNLQKVNKPRAIRRLVIWYKRNSAVTSIVDTAASSAVTASNVAGNVVSGAGSVVNTASNVAGNVAGNVVSSAESVVNTASSVVSNASLIAKNTLQPLVFDPLKRLQNNDNILERVEESQSKRIWIAVDGMGGDYAPGPILEGCLEAISRFPINIKFVGKIEKVKDAAEKNGLAELLENEIDNNHLELIDSGEPIGMNEEATAVRKRKNSSINVAMDLVRNNKAEAVYSAGNSGAMMASAIFRIGRLKGIDRPAIGALFPTRDQTRPVLVLDVGANTDCKPSYLHQFALLGNIYAKDVLQVKKPRIGLLNIGEEECKGNDLSLKTFELLSSEKSFNFGGNCEGRDVLSGSFDVVVCDGFTGNILLKFLESVGGVLLDILRSELPRGRRGKVGSAFLKSNLLRIKKRLDHAEHGGALLLGVNGICVIGHGSSKSLSVVSALRLAHSAVNHRVMDNLTQLQKLQVLNS; encoded by the coding sequence ATGGACAAAGGCAATTTACAAAAAGTTAATAAGCCCAGAGCTATCAGAAGATTAGTTATTTGGTACAAAAGAAACTCGGCTGTAACTTCAATAGTAGATACTGCTGCTAGTTCTGCGGTAACGGCTAGTAATGTGGCGGGTAATGTAGTTTCTGGTGCTGGTTCTGTTGTTAACACAGCTAGTAATGTTGCAGGTAATGTTGCTGGCAATGTAGTTTCAAGCGCTGAATCAGTTGTGAATACTGCCAGTAGTGTTGTTTCAAATGCTAGTTTAATAGCCAAAAATACATTGCAGCCATTGGTATTTGACCCATTAAAAAGATTACAAAATAACGATAATATTTTAGAGAGGGTAGAGGAATCTCAATCCAAAAGGATTTGGATCGCAGTTGATGGTATGGGTGGAGATTATGCTCCGGGTCCTATTCTTGAGGGTTGTCTCGAAGCAATAAGCAGATTTCCAATTAATATTAAGTTTGTCGGCAAAATTGAAAAAGTTAAAGATGCAGCAGAAAAAAATGGTTTAGCTGAATTATTAGAAAATGAAATAGATAATAATCATCTTGAATTAATCGATAGTGGAGAGCCTATTGGGATGAATGAAGAAGCCACTGCAGTTAGAAAAAGGAAAAATTCAAGTATAAACGTTGCAATGGATTTAGTGAGAAATAATAAAGCTGAAGCTGTCTACTCAGCGGGTAATTCAGGTGCCATGATGGCTTCTGCTATATTCAGAATTGGGAGATTGAAAGGGATTGATAGACCAGCCATAGGAGCATTATTTCCAACAAGGGATCAAACTCGCCCGGTATTAGTTTTAGATGTCGGTGCAAATACTGATTGTAAGCCATCTTATCTGCATCAATTTGCTCTTCTAGGCAATATTTATGCAAAAGATGTCCTACAAGTAAAGAAACCGAGAATTGGACTTTTAAACATCGGAGAAGAAGAATGCAAAGGGAATGATTTATCTCTAAAAACATTTGAATTATTATCTTCTGAAAAAAGTTTTAATTTTGGAGGTAATTGTGAGGGCCGAGATGTATTATCTGGTAGTTTCGACGTAGTAGTCTGTGATGGATTTACTGGAAATATATTATTGAAATTTCTTGAATCTGTAGGAGGAGTTTTATTAGATATTTTGAGATCTGAGCTGCCACGTGGAAGGCGGGGGAAAGTTGGTTCCGCTTTTTTAAAAAGTAATCTACTTAGAATCAAAAAAAGATTAGATCATGCCGAACATGGCGGAGCCTTATTACTTGGGGTGAATGGTATTTGCGTAATCGGTCATGGGAGTAGTAAATCTTTATCAGTAGTTAGTGCTCTTCGCTTGGCTCACTCCGCAGTGAATCATCGCGTTATGGATAATTTAACTCAACTTCAAAAGCTTCAAGTTTTAAATTCATAA
- the tmk gene encoding dTMP kinase encodes MKGKFIVIEGIDGCGKTTQIDELSKWLPSSGLIKKGSKLITTREPGGSHLGKRLRGLILDNNQNNKPSPLAELLLYSADRAEHVYKIISPALNNNDWVISDRFSDSTLAYQGYGRNINLEIIKNIESIVCQGESPDLTFFLEISPEESIFRRKNQIPDRIESEGIEFLEKVNKGFKIIAKEKNWTVISASQNIKTISNQIKETVLNNFSKNT; translated from the coding sequence ATGAAGGGAAAATTTATCGTTATTGAAGGTATTGATGGATGCGGTAAGACTACTCAGATAGATGAACTATCTAAATGGTTACCTAGTAGTGGTCTAATAAAAAAAGGGTCTAAATTAATCACAACAAGAGAGCCTGGAGGCAGTCATTTAGGAAAAAGACTTAGAGGACTGATTCTTGATAATAATCAAAATAACAAGCCTTCACCGCTTGCGGAATTATTGCTTTATTCAGCAGATAGAGCTGAACACGTTTACAAAATCATTTCACCTGCTTTAAATAACAATGATTGGGTAATAAGTGATAGATTTTCCGACTCCACCCTGGCTTATCAAGGTTATGGAAGAAATATTAATTTAGAAATAATTAAAAATATTGAATCTATTGTATGTCAAGGAGAATCTCCTGATCTTACCTTCTTCTTAGAAATTTCTCCAGAAGAGAGTATATTCCGAAGAAAAAATCAAATTCCAGACAGGATAGAATCGGAAGGCATTGAATTTTTAGAAAAAGTAAATAAAGGCTTCAAAATAATTGCCAAAGAAAAAAACTGGACAGTAATATCTGCCTCACAAAATATTAAAACTATTTCTAATCAAATTAAAGAGACTGTACTAAACAATTTTTCTAAAAACACATGA
- a CDS encoding photosystem I assembly protein Ycf3 has product MPSNQNRDNFIDKAFTVIAESIVKIMPIAEKEKKAYIYYRDGLAAQNNGDYSEALEYYKESLLLEENKIDRGETLKNMAIIYMSNGEEDLSIETYEKALVENPKQPSCLKNIGLIYEKRGRYAEQNGDLDQRDIWYDKAAEVWSKAVRLYPGGYLDIENWLKNSGRSSIDMYL; this is encoded by the coding sequence GTGCCTAGCAATCAAAACAGAGACAATTTTATCGATAAAGCTTTTACTGTAATTGCTGAATCTATAGTAAAAATAATGCCTATTGCAGAGAAAGAAAAAAAGGCATATATCTATTATAGAGATGGCCTAGCTGCACAAAATAATGGTGATTATTCAGAAGCATTAGAGTATTACAAAGAGAGTTTACTGCTTGAAGAAAACAAAATTGACAGGGGTGAGACTTTAAAAAATATGGCAATCATATATATGAGTAACGGTGAGGAGGATTTGTCTATTGAAACTTATGAAAAAGCATTAGTAGAAAATCCCAAACAGCCATCATGCCTTAAAAATATAGGTTTGATTTATGAAAAAAGGGGAAGATATGCTGAGCAAAATGGTGATTTAGATCAGAGAGATATTTGGTATGATAAAGCCGCTGAAGTCTGGTCTAAAGCAGTTAGATTATATCCCGGTGGGTATCTAGATATTGAGAATTGGTTGAAAAACTCAGGGCGAAGTTCAATCGATATGTATCTCTAA
- a CDS encoding ABC transporter ATP-binding protein, whose translation MRDSLENEIPHIKFKDVSFSYPGKKENLILNCNFAIKKPGFWMIVGKNGSGKSTLLKLMNGIIQPKNGVIDSNANIGMVFQNPDHQILMPNCRSELLININQNISQNEINKKIEYVLEQVGMTGFEKRPVHTLSGGQKQRLTIACALISNRNFILLDEPTALLDQTSQLKVLKTIKNLTSDHKKPLSALWITHRCEELTYADAVAELKNGFLSSWQEPSKFKYN comes from the coding sequence ATGCGAGACTCTCTTGAAAATGAAATACCTCATATTAAATTCAAAGATGTTTCTTTTTCATATCCCGGGAAAAAAGAAAATTTAATTTTAAATTGTAATTTCGCAATAAAAAAACCTGGATTTTGGATGATCGTAGGTAAAAACGGTAGTGGAAAAAGTACCCTTTTAAAATTAATGAATGGAATCATCCAACCTAAAAATGGAGTTATTGATTCTAATGCAAATATTGGTATGGTGTTTCAAAACCCCGATCATCAAATATTAATGCCAAATTGCAGGAGTGAACTTCTAATAAATATTAATCAAAATATAAGTCAAAATGAAATTAATAAAAAAATAGAATATGTTCTTGAGCAGGTTGGAATGACTGGGTTTGAAAAAAGACCAGTTCATACTCTCAGCGGTGGACAAAAACAACGCTTAACTATTGCATGTGCTCTTATTAGTAATAGAAATTTTATTCTTTTAGATGAGCCCACAGCTTTACTTGATCAAACCAGCCAATTAAAAGTTTTAAAAACCATAAAAAATCTTACAAGTGACCATAAAAAACCTTTATCTGCTTTGTGGATTACTCATCGTTGTGAAGAATTAACTTATGCCGATGCAGTAGCAGAGTTGAAAAATGGTTTTTTATCTAGCTGGCAAGAACCATCAAAATTTAAATATAATTAA
- a CDS encoding heavy metal translocating P-type ATPase gives MESIQLSITGMKCGGCVSTVEKILNNSDGIQNVSVNLLTESAYFEITKKHIKIETVLENLKDNGFPSKIYINDFSKKINKAELEKKKKWNNQWKKLTFALFLLFFSVLGHLAEGRYINSPILGNIFFHASLATLALLFPGRGIILNGFKSFIQNRPDMDSLVALGVTSAYTTSLLSLIFPATGFPCFFNEPVMLLGFILIGRFLEERARYQTGSSIGELLDLQPEMANIFTEDNQIKSIRVNTLRPDQEIQVLAGDRVPADCIVTQGNSYVDVSHITGESKPIEVKEGEKLSSGSLNLNSTLRLRVQKVGGDSSLAKLVSLIESVNARKPRIQRIADEIAGKFTYFVLIFATLTFFFWWKGARNIWPDLLSHNNQFITHSSHTLHSSLGINAENFLSLAIQLSIAVLVIACPCALGLATPTVITVASGKAAKKGVLFKGGDKIEMASKINHIIFDKTGTLTKGKPFIVDYKNNNDHSFLLRIAASLEKESRHPIADAVVQEAKKQNLILFPIKKIFTHSGRGISGELDSIDGLINIGNIEWLISKGIIIDQNAKKIIENEETKTNTIIGVSIKEKLLGFILLGDLLRDDSIKAVQNLRESNFTINILSGDRKQTVLALAKKIGCKETEVKWDLLPHMKLKIIESLKINNKVAMIGDGINDVPALASSDLGIAVGSGTQIAKANADVVLMGDQLNGLPYALNLAKKTIKKIKQNLTWAFGYNLLAIPIAAGILFPKYGILLTPSIAALLMATSSITVVINALSLE, from the coding sequence ATGGAGAGCATTCAATTAAGCATTACAGGAATGAAGTGCGGAGGTTGTGTGAGTACTGTTGAAAAAATTTTGAACAATTCTGATGGTATTCAAAATGTTTCTGTTAACTTACTCACTGAAAGTGCATATTTTGAAATCACCAAGAAACATATAAAAATAGAAACTGTTCTTGAAAATTTAAAAGATAATGGTTTCCCATCAAAGATTTACATAAATGATTTTTCAAAAAAAATAAATAAAGCAGAATTAGAAAAAAAAAAGAAGTGGAATAATCAATGGAAAAAACTAACTTTTGCCCTATTCCTTTTGTTCTTTTCAGTTTTAGGTCATCTGGCAGAAGGTAGATATATAAATTCTCCAATATTAGGTAATATTTTTTTCCACGCTTCATTAGCCACATTAGCTCTATTATTTCCTGGCAGAGGAATAATTCTTAACGGATTTAAATCATTTATTCAGAACCGTCCAGATATGGACTCTTTAGTAGCTCTTGGAGTAACTAGCGCATATACAACTAGTCTTCTATCGCTAATATTTCCTGCCACTGGTTTTCCTTGTTTTTTTAATGAACCAGTCATGCTATTAGGTTTTATATTAATAGGCCGTTTCTTAGAAGAAAGAGCAAGATACCAAACTGGTTCATCTATTGGAGAGTTATTAGATCTTCAACCTGAAATGGCAAATATCTTTACAGAAGATAATCAAATAAAGTCAATAAGAGTAAATACTTTAAGACCTGATCAAGAAATTCAAGTTTTAGCAGGAGATAGAGTGCCCGCTGACTGCATTGTTACTCAAGGTAATTCATATGTTGACGTTTCACATATTACTGGAGAATCAAAACCCATCGAAGTAAAAGAAGGCGAAAAACTATCTAGTGGATCTTTAAATCTTAATTCAACTCTAAGACTTAGAGTACAAAAGGTCGGAGGAGATTCTTCTCTTGCAAAACTAGTAAGTCTTATTGAGTCTGTAAACGCTAGAAAACCTCGCATTCAAAGAATTGCTGATGAAATTGCAGGCAAATTTACTTACTTTGTACTTATTTTTGCTACTTTAACCTTCTTCTTTTGGTGGAAGGGGGCAAGAAACATTTGGCCTGATTTATTAAGTCATAATAATCAATTCATCACTCACTCAAGCCACACACTTCATAGTTCGCTTGGAATTAATGCTGAGAATTTCTTAAGTCTAGCAATTCAATTATCAATTGCTGTTTTAGTAATAGCTTGTCCTTGTGCATTAGGTTTAGCTACCCCAACTGTAATAACTGTCGCATCAGGTAAAGCAGCAAAAAAAGGAGTTTTATTTAAAGGCGGCGACAAAATAGAAATGGCTTCAAAAATCAATCACATTATTTTTGATAAGACAGGTACCTTAACAAAAGGTAAGCCTTTTATTGTTGATTATAAAAACAATAATGATCATTCATTTTTATTAAGAATAGCTGCCAGTCTTGAAAAGGAAAGCAGACATCCAATCGCTGATGCCGTAGTTCAAGAGGCCAAAAAACAAAATTTAATTTTATTTCCAATAAAAAAAATTTTCACCCATTCAGGTAGAGGTATTTCTGGAGAACTCGATTCAATTGATGGACTTATTAATATTGGCAATATTGAATGGCTAATAAGCAAAGGAATAATAATTGATCAAAATGCAAAAAAAATCATTGAAAATGAAGAGACAAAAACGAATACTATCATTGGAGTAAGTATCAAAGAAAAGTTATTAGGCTTTATTTTGTTGGGAGATTTACTCAGAGATGATTCAATTAAAGCAGTTCAAAATTTGAGAGAAAGCAATTTTACAATTAATATTTTAAGTGGAGATAGAAAACAAACAGTTTTAGCTTTAGCAAAAAAAATTGGTTGTAAAGAAACAGAAGTAAAATGGGATCTACTGCCTCACATGAAACTGAAGATTATAGAAAGTTTAAAAATCAATAATAAAGTAGCAATGATTGGTGATGGTATAAATGATGTACCAGCCTTGGCATCCTCAGACTTAGGAATTGCAGTTGGTTCAGGGACTCAAATAGCTAAGGCGAATGCAGATGTAGTATTGATGGGAGATCAACTAAATGGATTACCCTACGCCTTAAATCTTGCAAAAAAAACCATAAAAAAAATAAAGCAAAATCTAACATGGGCTTTTGGTTACAACTTATTAGCTATTCCTATAGCCGCCGGCATTTTATTCCCCAAATACGGTATTCTTCTTACTCCCTCAATAGCAGCATTGTTGATGGCTACAAGCTCAATTACAGTTGTAATTAATGCTTTATCTTTGGAATAA
- a CDS encoding DNA polymerase III subunit delta': MIEVKKNNFLFNEEINTYLNKIIKNKSFANGYIFYGAEGVGKKQTALQFIKKIFKQSSPSDNVEEKITNNNHPDFLIIKPDSLLATKKSKSSDLEKTIKSGSEIIKIAQIRNIKTFLGQKSINSGKKIVLIVDAHLLNEAASNCLLKTIEEPSNGIFILITSKLNLLLDTIISRCQIVRFRSFSSKQIKSIFEDYLNTSKLKINTKLKFEDLINSANGSPYQLLKNIEIWNDFSDEIINKLDYPLKNNLEILEICQLISEELEIYQQIFLVNFIQTIWWRKLKNIRLVKKLENLKYFLRKNIQPKLAWEITFLKISMEDL, encoded by the coding sequence ATGATTGAAGTTAAAAAAAATAATTTTTTATTTAATGAAGAAATCAATACCTACCTTAACAAGATAATTAAAAATAAATCATTTGCTAATGGTTATATATTTTATGGTGCTGAAGGAGTAGGCAAAAAGCAAACTGCTCTTCAATTTATAAAAAAGATTTTCAAACAATCTTCACCAAGCGATAATGTTGAAGAGAAAATTACCAACAATAATCATCCTGATTTTCTAATCATCAAACCCGATTCTCTTTTGGCAACTAAAAAATCAAAAAGTTCTGATCTTGAAAAAACAATAAAAAGTGGATCTGAGATTATTAAGATTGCTCAAATACGTAATATCAAAACTTTTCTTGGTCAGAAATCAATAAACTCAGGGAAAAAAATTGTCTTGATTGTTGATGCACACCTGCTTAACGAAGCAGCTTCAAATTGTCTTTTAAAAACCATAGAAGAACCTAGTAATGGTATTTTTATTTTAATTACATCTAAACTAAACCTTCTCTTAGATACGATCATCTCAAGATGTCAAATAGTCAGATTTCGATCCTTTTCTAGTAAACAAATAAAGTCTATTTTTGAAGACTATTTAAATACTTCTAAATTAAAAATAAATACAAAATTAAAATTTGAAGATTTAATAAACTCTGCAAATGGATCTCCATATCAATTATTGAAAAATATTGAAATTTGGAATGATTTTTCAGATGAAATTATAAATAAATTAGATTATCCATTAAAAAATAATTTGGAAATATTAGAAATTTGTCAATTAATATCTGAAGAATTAGAAATTTATCAACAGATTTTTTTAGTCAATTTTATTCAAACTATTTGGTGGAGAAAATTAAAAAATATCAGGTTAGTTAAAAAGCTTGAAAATTTAAAATATTTCTTAAGAAAAAATATTCAACCAAAGTTGGCATGGGAAATTACTTTTCTAAAAATTTCAATGGAAGATTTGTGA